Sequence from the Camelus dromedarius isolate mCamDro1 chromosome 12, mCamDro1.pat, whole genome shotgun sequence genome:
GTTGgttcctttaaaatataatcaagaGTTGAAGTGAAAGATGTTTATTTCCTCAATACATATTGTTAAACCATGCTCCTTTTAGTTAGGCCAACTAAGCTATAATTAGAGTATTAAATTACAAAACTCTAATCCAAGTTATAGAAATAcagactaagaaaataaaattgtttcaaacTGAAAGATTATTCAAATTGAGGTTAGCATTCAAGAGGCTAAGATCTCTTGCAGTGgaagaagctatttgaaggaataTTTACATTatcagaatttgaatttttttcatttatttaatttgcatTGCAACTTCATCTGCATAGCTTGACCTGTTAAGATGTTGTCCTGAGAATgtaaggatatatatatatatatatatatataagcagttgaatcttttttttccccttcaatctTCTACCCTTCTCCCCTAATCACTTAACTAAGGAAATCTCTGTCTTCTTGTTGTTGAGAGCAAACTGATTTGATGAAAGAGCCCAGGGACCACAGCCAGGATtgccagggagaaggaaagacttCCCTCTGCTTTGAGGAGAAGGGTGCTAAAGATCCCACCACTACTCCCACTGCCACTTTTAGAATAACTGCTGCCTAATTACTAGGCAGGCATCTACTTTAATCACACTTGAtcaattatttttgtctttctaggCTATAAGAACCTAGAGGGAACAAAATGACTAGCTCTTaaagtcattttttccccctatatgTAAACTCATAGGGTTCATGCTGCATTTTCAAACCAATTGTATCTTCTGACTTCATGGCAAGTTAAAATTTCAAAGCTTATctcttcacatttttaattttcttttcaatcaaGGTATATTCAGGATCCTAATGAAATTCCCGAAACACTGGACAGTGATACAACTCAGAACCTATTAACTAAAGCAGTTGAAACTTGCTTTGTTGGACAAAGCTTCATTTTTGGAGTGACGGTAATTGAGACTAGCATTCTTTTTAGTATTATGCTAACATTTCCATTGTAATGAGATGGTTTGAATTTTCTAAATAGTTTTTAGGAGTCATAAATGTGAGGGCCTGTAGAAGCACTTTTAAGCTATGTAAAAATAGGCTTTAGGTGATTTGTTAAAACACCATGGTGACAACTTCCTCTTTCAAAAGTTAGAAGAACCCAGTTCAAATGCTTTCAGagctttaaaaatctaaatttagtATAAATTCAGAAGTGTTAGATGTTTTGATATTTGGTATCTATTGTATCCTCTAAATTCGGTTCAGATTCTGTAGCAAAACTTTCATTAACTCTGGCTTTTTAAttctctcatctataaaaggaggGAACTAACATTGAAGGCAAAGCAACTGAGTATTGATAACTCTACAAATAGATTGGGAAGGATCATCTTAAATAATTACCAAAGTAACTGTAGGAAAAGTCTAAAAAATGTGCTGACTCTGAAGGAGTCATCATTTTCTGTCTCTTGTATGCTAAAGGgaacaaatgaaaattttgtCTACATTGGaatcagtgttttaaaaaggGGAATAGAGCACTCCACAACTGAACAGTGAGAAAAACCCAAAGGGAAAGTGAAACCAGGAGCTACAGAAGTTTTCTTTGTTACAATCTTAGAtggctctttttcttttcttctttttttttttttaaagaaatgagagcATTTCCTTAAATACTCAAAGTTTATGGAAGCTAATGAGGATGTAATggtagctaccatttattgagcatctactatattTGCTAAGCACTATAGTTTTTTGTGTTGTTATTGCTAATACAATAATCCTACAcatttatccctattttataaatgagaaaactaattACTTGTTCAAAGCCCCAACACTGGGAAATGttagaaccaggatttgaagGCAAGTCTCTTTACTACAAGGTTTACTTCCCTATAATTTCAGTTCCTCTAGTGTTATAGGCTACTCTGCCTCTACtggaatcagaattttaaaaggggAAGAGAGCCCTCCACAACTGAACAGTGAGAAAAGCCCAAAGGGTAGGCTACTCTGCCTGCAATACGAGAGGAAATGAAATTATGGGAGTGGGGTTATAATTGCATCTGTTTTAACCTTTTAAACCCTGTTTCACATTTGagtcaaaggaagaaaattttattctcatttacatttatttacttctttcatAGAATTTTGAAAACCAATATGGACAAGGTTCAGGTTCCAATAACTTCTTACAGCAGTGCTCAGACCTCAAGAAAGAAGTTAAAGCGCTTATAGCTTGCCAGATTGTTCTACCAGACCCAGGTGTTGTAGGCTTCACTGTCATTGACTATTTCCATCAGCTTTTGCAGCTTTCTGATGTCAGGAAACTTCGTTGTGGTTCCCGGGCACCTAGCAGCCGCTTCCTTGCTTTAGAACACTCAAGTAGTGATTTCAGCAGCATATGTGGCCCTGACAGCAGCTCTTGTTGTTTTGAGTCCCATGGCAGAGAGAATTTTTCAGGATTCAGGCAGCCATCACTTGAACTCATTTCCACTGATTCACAACTAACAGATGATGATTTTTCAGCTTCAGAACAAAGCAAGGCCATTGGTACTCTTTCCCAGAACAGAAAGTGCATCTCCTTTACAGAGGCCACTGGTTCCAACACCTGCCATGATACCACTCATATTTCGTGGAACTTTGTTTCATACATGGATAAAAAGAGTACAGCACAAAAGTTGTGTGAAGAACCTGGCTTACAAGCTAATCAGCCAAGAGCAGTTCATAGCAATCATCATGAAATTAGAGTCTCTGGCTCTAATTTATTCCCTTTGAAAGTGGAAAAGCCCCTTGAGCCAACTAATACAAAATCCTTTCACAGTacagtggaaattaaaaataggtaTTCCCAGTGTGAACTAAAATATCGCCAGTATCATGATGTAGATACCCTCCGTGGCCTTCAGGAGAGATCTGTGTGTTGTCCACCTCCATCACTCAGATTTGAAGAGATAGCTGGTGGTTCCCAGGACTGTGAACCTGAGATTTGGGATGATCTGCCATTCTCTGAAAGCCTAAATGAATTTCTGGCAGCTTTCGAAAATGAGATTTCTCTAACTCACACAGATGTCAGTAGCAGGAAATGTCATCTAGATAATGATGTTGGTAAATTACCTGTAGACCACAGCAGGTTATCAGTAACTCCCAAGAGAACTACTAGCATACTGAATATGCCACCCATAGCCTTAAGATCACCACAAGTGACAGCCAAAGCAAACACCAGCAAAGATAACTTCCTTTCCAACTGTGAAGCGAATCTAAGTCCTAGTGTTCATAAGGAGTCACATCCAGAGAACACCGCAGAGGCTATCTCTATAAGTAGTAGTGGAAGAGACACATCTGAAAATTTTCTACCAAATGTTTATCTGTCAGCTCTGTTTCCATCTTCAAAAGGCTCAGGCACAACAAGTACTCTCAAGTCTACTGAAATTACATCACATAGGGCTGAAGTTTCACTTACATGCAGTGCTTCAGAGAGTGACCATTCTTGTCTCAAAGGCAAATATTTtaatggatgtggagaaaaatcGCTTTCAGAAATGAGTGAAAAGTTGACAACTTTGCATTCTAGGAGATATAATGATGTTTCCAGCCTTCACACCTTAGAAAATAAACAGTACTCTAGGTTGCCAAAGAACCAGGGTGACAGTTTTCCAATTTGCAGGAAACTCACATATCCTTTAGAAGCTCCCTGCAGTAGTCCAAATAGAAGTACGAATACACTGAAAGAAATGCATTATGAACACACCAGTAATAACTTAACACAGAACTGTTCTACTGGTCATGAAGGTGGCTACAACGCTTCTGCTGATCTCTTTGATGATAGTGCTAAAGAAATGGACATTGCAACAGAAATGACCAAAAAGTCACAGGATATTTTGTTACAGTGGGGAAAGCCTTTGGCAGAAAGTCGTCAGACAGAATCTGATTTTTCATTGAGATCCCTTTCTGAAAACTCTAGCCAGTCTTCACAAAAATTATCCTTGCAAAGCACATCTGCTTCTCTGTATCCAAGAACACGTTCCTCTTCACCTCATTTTCAGTCAGATTTGGAGTATGACTTTGAAGATAGCCAAGATTTTGTTCCATGTTCACAGTCAACTCCAGTTGCACGATTCCACCAAACTAGAATTCACGACGGGATGAAAGGAGCTTTCAAAAAATTTCCTGCGTTTTATTCAGATCTTGATGTTAACTATAAAAAAACAAGGCTTTCCTCTGAAAATGACACACAGCAAGCCACCCCTACCTGtccaaaaaatataaagacaccCAGCCAGAAATCCAGAAGTCCTACTATATCTGGTATGACACAACCAGAGATTTTCAACAGCTGTCCTGTTGCTGAATGCCCTGAAAGTGATGTTGATGAATGGGTCCCTCCTACCACACAAAAAGTATTTCTTTCAGAAATGCATGGATTCCAGGCCATGGGTCTAAGGAAATTTCCTGCTGCTTATAATTCTCCTGATCAAAAAGAATTACCAAGAAAAAAACGGAAATATGTCAAACAAAGaactaataaatgtttaattaagaAGGAGTTAAATTTAAAGAATATGCTTACAGCAGCAGTTACAAATCAGAAAACTCCTGAATATAACAGAACAAGGTCaggctggattttcaaagagtcAGTGTTGGGACTTGGTTCTTGTTCAGAAGTCAAATGTTGCCTTCCACTTTCAGAAAACTGGCCACCTTCCATGCCTGACACTAAAAGTGCTTGGTCTCCTGAATTGTTTTCACAAAATGTCACCTGAACCCAATTACTGGACTTTCAAAGGTAAGTCTGTTTGGAAACTCTTACCTCCATTGGCATGGAAAGCATTCTTACCATTTTGACCACTtgaagagaagcaaagagaaaagaggtgctgttttgccttttaaatgGTGGGAAGCCATTGTTTTTCCCAGTGTTTTATCCAGAATACTCTGATTTCAGATAATTTTGCACTTTATCTTATATTGTTGATTGTACTTAAGCAATATTGTTAATTTTGCTTGttacaagtatttgttgaaatcACACGTACATTCAGAAATAAAGGCATTGCAAACCAAAACTTAGTCTTTCTTAATTGTTCAGCTTAGATCAGAAAATGCCTGCCATGTATTAAGCCAACTACTGTGCTGAGTTCGTGATACAAAGCTGCAAGTTCACTGATCTCAAAAGATTTTAGTCTACTGGGTACAACAGAAATAGAATAGACACTTTCAATACAATGCAGTAAATGTAATGATTGAGGTTTTTCATGGATATTACATTTATGTTGCTCCGGAGTGTGATAGGGAATCAGTTAACCCAGCACCATCTATGGGCTGGGAATAAGAAGAAAGGTCAATAAAAACTCACTATTTAGAGTGAAATGTGAAACTCACTTTTTATTAAGTACTCATTGAATggttactatatgccaggcactgtgctaagtgcttggAATTCAAAAATGAAAGTCAAGCCCCTTACCTCAAGAAACTGAAGGTCTAAAGGATAGACAATTAGTATCCAGTAATTTCTATGATAGGGAGATAAGCTTGAAGGACTAATAAGGAGCAAAAATGAGGACTGTTTTCTAGACATTCAAGTCCTTTGCAGCACCTCAGCTCTTTTATGTACCTCTGGTCATTCCTCACAGCAACTATTCCAAATCTTCACTACGCCTCCCAACCTACACTGCGCTCCTTGCCTCCTACGTCATGATCACCTGGTATTACCTTCACCTTCCCACACCCATACCTACTGACTTATCTCTGCTCACCCACAGCTCTTTCCTCTAATCTCAGAAAATGATGCACACCTCCTATTTAGTGCTAATCTTTTAGGGCTGTTGCTCTGTTACACCCATCTTTACCTTTTCACTCTACtggctctccccctcccccacttcttaTTTAGAAAATTTGCAAACACAAAAAAGCTGAACGATGACACAATGATACAGCATCTATACACGCCACCTAGATTccatcatttttaacattttgccttTTATGTATGGGTGTATTTACTTCCAGTGTGTCTGTAAATGTATCTATGGTTGCTTTTGCTGAACCTTTTGAAGGTAAAATAAGGACTTTTTCTTCTGCATAACTACAATATTATTATcatactaaagaaaaataatggtaACTCTACAATATTATCTAATGTTTAgcccatttttaagtttttctacTTGTCCTTAAGTTGTCTTGTAATTGTTGATgtttaatcaaaattttattattaagatGACTCCATGTGTTTAGTTATGTCTCTTGTCTCTTTTTCCAGAATTTCACCTCTTATTTCCCACTGCATTGGCTTTATGAAAAAATCAGACCATTGTTTTGTAGAGTGTCCCATTCTAGAtttttgtgtttgcttctttATAGTATCACTACCTTGTCTCTCTATCCCCCAGTATTTCCTGTAAAGTCTAAAGGCTTGATTAGGTTCAGGGTTTGGGCAGAGATACTTCATGGGTTTATGTTGTGCACTTCCTATTATATCACATTAGGAGACACAATGTCCGGTTGTCCACTTTTAATGATGCTAAATGAGATTGCTTAGTTAAGATGTTGCTCACCAGATCTCTCCATTGTAAAGGTactctttttttactttttaagagtAAAGAGTCAGTATTATCCTTGCCTACCAGTGGTGTTGAGTGCATTTCCTTTTCCTGCTCCCTATCACTatgtacttaaaaatttttgttttctcaatgaTTTACAGTCATTTGCACTCATTATTCTTGCTGGTACTCTATGTAATACTTCTTGCTATGTCACTACTAACCACAGTTGTTCATCGCCAGGCTCCAACAAAAAATAGTCACTGTCAACTTTCACACCACTCACTATTCAACCTACTGCAGTCTGTTCTCTCTCCCCCACTTCCAGTGGCTATGGTATCAGTAGATTTTTAACCCTCAAATCCAATGGATTTatcattccttattttattttatttgacctCTTTGCACTTCCTCTATTTCCAACATACCCACTCATGTTTTCTGGTTTCTCATAGTCTCTGATCAGGTATGCCTgcagggcaattttttttttcagggcccTACATAAACAAtttgattctaaaatattttacaaaagtcATGGTTGGTCCCATGTAAGGTAGAGTGGTTTGTCAATGAAGatttagaataatggataagGAAAAGGTGCATGTTTATTGCCCAGTCAGTGCATGTGAAGATCTTTATAGTATACCAGCAGCCTCTCTTTCTCAGGCCAAGAAAATAGTCTCTTCATGTTCTTTGTTGCCAAATGTGCTGTTCCTTGCTATTTCCTATCTCCCACTGTGATAAAAGAGTTGTAATGCAGTTTCTATTGTATGGAACTATATAGATCTTGCCTCTACAGTTACCTAATATTTAATGCTGGTTACATCTTTACCCATGATGTGCATTCATTGTTCCACCATGAGTACTGACTTCCAGTAACTCTATGTTGTCACTCTGCTTCGTTGATGATTACTGAAAATGCAAGTCTTACCCAGAGTGTGCAGGAAAATGTGAATGATAATTCATTTTCTGGTTATATTGTATTTAGCATTTGGACTTTCCTagcatagacatagaacacataTTCCAACCATGTCTTCTCTTGTACTCTTTAGGCTGTAATTACTGCATTCCTAAACTGTGATCTTTTAGTCACACCCAGGAAAAATAGGCAAGAGGCCCATGGGTGGAGCATGAAGAGTGGTTTCATTTGTGCAATGAATATCCATCCCTTCATCAGCATGTCTTAAGCCCAAACCTGGAGAGCACAATGTCACTGTCAACTGGAAATGAGAGGAAAGACATTGATTGGAAGAGCCAGTAGGCATGGGGGCATAACAATCTTGAAAAGCCTGAGATAAGGTAGGCCTGTCCCAACAAACAGTGCAGAATCTAAAGAAAGGAGTAGGGTGACCTTCCTGGCACCAATTGTGGGAGGTAGACTGGGTTAAGAACAATGCCATCACTCTCATAAGcgttggtgggggggggggggtctagaGACCAAGGGCAGCCCCATAGTTTAAACACAGACCAGAAGGAGCCAATGCACAGGCCCGCACACACAACTCAATCCTCAAACCCTGAATTCACTCTGTGTCCAATGTAAGAGTCACCTAAAAGCATGTCAGCACCATTCTGGCAGCTCAACTTCATACTATTGTGTGGAAGAAATACTGCTTCAGTCAGTAGAAATGCTCCACTCTTCAGATCCAGGGAAATTCCTTAGGCACAAGACCCAGAGCTCCTCAGAGCATTTGCTCCACACCAAGAGAGGGTCAAAGAGCACCTCAAAGGGGAGAAATGGCATCTGTCCCAGCACCAAAGTGGACTTGAAAATTTCAGAAGAGGCACTCTGATGACTACGTCCCATGTAGGACCAGATCCAAGCTCAGGGTACCTTAGTCCCAGGAACTGGAGAAGGATTTAGAAAATCTTAAAGGCATAACAAAGCATCAGTCTCTGAGACATGAGACTGGGGTGAGGTCCCTTCTTACTCAGGTCTTAGAGGTACTGTCTGATCATCTCTCCTTATAGTCCTTAACTGCCTTCTTTTGCCTGCCTTTTAAAAGATGGTGCCTCTTAGTGTTCAATTATTAGAACTTATACATGTACTCTTTGGTTGAATTTATCTACTTATCCACAGTAACCACCCATAACTGTTTAATTTGAAGTCTGTCTTCTATCTAGACTTTCTCCTGAGACCAGACTTATATGTTAGTGTTTTTGTTATCATTCAGctcaaaatgttttataatttccatATGGGTTCTTTGACCCATGAGTTTTTAACAAatgtgttttcttaatttccaaacaaatttttttttttgttcctgtcTCTTTGTGAATGATTACTACCTAAATTACATTGTAGTCAGAAAACTTATTCTATGTTACTTCAGTCCTTTGAAACTTGTTGAAACGTTTCTGGTCCAATTTATAGTCACTTTGTAAATGTTCCaggtgtacttgaaaagaatatatattgtaACATTATTGGGCATGGAATTTTATATGTATGTCTGATATATTATTCATGTTCAAATTATCTACATCTGTACTGATTTTTCCCCTGTTCTATTAATTATTGAAAGAGGGATTTTAAAATCTCCCTCTATGGTTGTGAATGTGTAtgtttctccttgcagttctgtcaatttttacattattttcaggCTATGTTATTAGGTACAAATTCAGTCTTGTTGTATCTTCCTGATGGACTGAGAATTCCGTCATGAAAGTACTGCTTCGTTGCTATTAATGTTTTTTGTCCTAAAATTTAATTGTTATTACTGTgctatatttcctttgttttggtTAGTATTTGCAAAAGGTTTTtgttggggtgtttttttttttcatttattttttagatcttTCCATATTGTTATGTCTTACAAGTGT
This genomic interval carries:
- the DDIAS gene encoding DNA damage-induced apoptosis suppressor protein, giving the protein MNRRRKFLLASVLALQNSSFIYPSCQRCFSRIILISKRSNCPKCGSTGEAENASYRYKLSLKVAESNKLFGITVFGSCLDAFFGLTATGLHRYIQDPNEIPETLDSDTTQNLLTKAVETCFVGQSFIFGVTNFENQYGQGSGSNNFLQQCSDLKKEVKALIACQIVLPDPGVVGFTVIDYFHQLLQLSDVRKLRCGSRAPSSRFLALEHSSSDFSSICGPDSSSCCFESHGRENFSGFRQPSLELISTDSQLTDDDFSASEQSKAIGTLSQNRKCISFTEATGSNTCHDTTHISWNFVSYMDKKSTAQKLCEEPGLQANQPRAVHSNHHEIRVSGSNLFPLKVEKPLEPTNTKSFHSTVEIKNRYSQCELKYRQYHDVDTLRGLQERSVCCPPPSLRFEEIAGGSQDCEPEIWDDLPFSESLNEFLAAFENEISLTHTDVSSRKCHLDNDVGKLPVDHSRLSVTPKRTTSILNMPPIALRSPQVTAKANTSKDNFLSNCEANLSPSVHKESHPENTAEAISISSSGRDTSENFLPNVYLSALFPSSKGSGTTSTLKSTEITSHRAEVSLTCSASESDHSCLKGKYFNGCGEKSLSEMSEKLTTLHSRRYNDVSSLHTLENKQYSRLPKNQGDSFPICRKLTYPLEAPCSSPNRSTNTLKEMHYEHTSNNLTQNCSTGHEGGYNASADLFDDSAKEMDIATEMTKKSQDILLQWGKPLAESRQTESDFSLRSLSENSSQSSQKLSLQSTSASLYPRTRSSSPHFQSDLEYDFEDSQDFVPCSQSTPVARFHQTRIHDGMKGAFKKFPAFYSDLDVNYKKTRLSSENDTQQATPTCPKNIKTPSQKSRSPTISGMTQPEIFNSCPVAECPESDVDEWVPPTTQKVFLSEMHGFQAMGLRKFPAAYNSPDQKELPRKKRKYVKQRTNKCLIKKELNLKNMLTAAVTNQKTPEYNRTRSGWIFKESVLGLGSCSEVKCCLPLSENWPPSMPDTKSAWSPELFSQNVT